One segment of Nocardioides sp. QY071 DNA contains the following:
- a CDS encoding PLP-dependent aminotransferase family protein yields the protein MDRFRDPGELARVLGDAMSGTGALYRQLAAALSSAVGDGLLLAGDRLPSERDLAAALHVSRATVVAAYDELRGRGVVESRQGSGTRVAAPADREPAAVTRRLQRGLSAAAVRRFDRAPDGLITMRYALEPGDARIASAIADVVEEDLPALLDDVGYAPRGLPALRQAVADHHTALGVTTSPDEVLVTTGTQQAVALVSQLLVERGATVAVESPSWPGCFDTFSALGARLVGVPMDDDGLRGDALREVLAAHRVAALFVMPTFHNPTGTLMSAVRRRDVARLAAEHGVPVVEDLAYSTALTHPGPVPPPIAASAPPGARVLSLGSLSKALWAGLRVGWVRASTGDIEQLGYLKANADMGTPLLDQAVAARMLPQLAALTADRTAVALERLEHATALLRTHLPDWAWRVPDGGTALWIRLPGYDASVLAQVALRHGVEVTPGRETDPTGAWDDHLRLPFTFEPALMTEAVRRLAAAADELTRRSGS from the coding sequence GTGGATCGTTTTCGCGACCCCGGCGAGCTCGCCCGCGTGCTCGGCGACGCGATGTCCGGCACCGGTGCGCTCTATCGCCAGCTCGCCGCGGCGCTGTCGTCGGCGGTGGGCGACGGGCTGCTCCTCGCGGGGGACCGCCTGCCGTCCGAGCGCGACCTCGCGGCAGCGCTGCACGTCAGCCGGGCGACCGTGGTGGCGGCGTACGACGAGCTGCGGGGCCGCGGCGTCGTCGAGAGCCGGCAGGGGAGTGGCACGCGGGTCGCCGCACCCGCCGACCGTGAGCCGGCCGCGGTGACCCGGCGACTGCAGCGGGGACTGTCCGCGGCCGCCGTACGACGCTTCGACCGGGCGCCCGACGGCCTGATCACGATGAGGTACGCCCTCGAGCCCGGCGACGCGCGGATCGCCTCGGCGATCGCGGACGTCGTCGAGGAGGACCTGCCAGCCCTGCTCGACGACGTCGGCTACGCGCCCCGCGGCCTGCCCGCGCTGCGTCAGGCGGTCGCCGACCACCACACCGCCCTCGGCGTGACCACGAGCCCGGACGAGGTGCTGGTCACCACGGGCACCCAGCAGGCGGTGGCCCTCGTCTCGCAGCTGCTGGTCGAGCGGGGTGCGACGGTCGCGGTCGAGTCACCGAGCTGGCCGGGCTGCTTCGACACCTTCAGTGCTCTGGGCGCCCGGCTGGTCGGCGTGCCGATGGACGACGACGGGCTCCGGGGTGACGCGCTCCGCGAGGTCCTCGCCGCCCACCGGGTCGCCGCGCTGTTCGTGATGCCGACCTTCCACAACCCGACCGGCACCCTGATGTCGGCGGTACGGCGCCGCGACGTCGCCCGCCTCGCCGCCGAGCACGGCGTACCCGTCGTCGAGGACCTCGCCTACTCCACCGCGCTCACCCACCCCGGCCCGGTCCCGCCGCCGATCGCCGCCTCCGCCCCACCCGGCGCCCGCGTGCTCAGCCTCGGCTCGCTGTCGAAGGCGCTGTGGGCGGGCCTGCGCGTCGGCTGGGTCCGCGCGAGCACGGGCGACATCGAGCAGCTCGGCTACCTCAAGGCCAATGCCGACATGGGCACCCCGCTGCTCGACCAGGCCGTCGCCGCCCGGATGCTGCCCCAGCTCGCCGCGCTGACCGCGGACCGCACCGCCGTCGCCCTCGAGCGGCTCGAGCACGCCACGGCGCTGCTCCGCACGCACCTGCCGGACTGGGCCTGGCGGGTCCCCGACGGCGGCACGGCCCTGTGGATCCGGCTGCCCGGCTACGACGCCTCGGTGCTCGCGCAGGTCGCGCTGCGTCACGGCGTCGAGGTCACGCCGGGCCGCGAGACGGATCCCACCGGGGCCTGGGACGACCACCTGCGGCTGCCGTTCACGTTCGAGCCGGCGCTGATGACCGAGGCGGTACGGCGCCTGGCCGCTGCCGCGGATGAGCTGACCCGGCGCTCCGGCTCCTAG
- a CDS encoding LysE family translocator, with amino-acid sequence MSPALEPTQLLAFAAASVVLVGMPGPNMIYITTRSLAHGTRAGVVSVLGVETGTAVYAAATALGLSALIAASPTAFTVIRYLGAAYLVYLAARELTRRRHGDATADPDGPARLGRVYRDGLLMNLLNPKVALFFLAFLPQFLTRGASGPAAQAEVLALGLVTVVVALAVDLAYAVVAGALGQRLRRRPRRTPRHPALRRLPVAGVYLAIAAAAVTHGAAA; translated from the coding sequence GTGAGTCCCGCCCTCGAACCCACCCAGCTGCTGGCCTTCGCGGCCGCGTCCGTCGTCCTGGTCGGCATGCCCGGCCCGAACATGATCTACATCACGACCCGCAGCCTCGCCCACGGCACGCGGGCCGGCGTGGTCTCGGTTCTCGGCGTCGAGACCGGCACGGCGGTTTACGCCGCCGCCACCGCGCTCGGACTGTCCGCGTTGATCGCCGCGAGCCCGACCGCCTTCACCGTGATCCGCTACCTCGGCGCGGCGTACCTCGTGTACCTGGCCGCCCGGGAGCTGACCCGGCGCCGGCACGGCGATGCCACCGCGGATCCGGACGGCCCGGCCCGGCTCGGTCGGGTGTACCGCGACGGCCTGCTGATGAACCTGCTCAACCCGAAGGTCGCCTTGTTCTTCCTGGCCTTCCTCCCCCAGTTCCTGACCCGCGGCGCGAGCGGCCCGGCCGCCCAGGCGGAGGTGCTCGCCCTCGGCCTGGTCACCGTCGTGGTCGCCCTCGCGGTCGACCTCGCGTACGCCGTCGTGGCCGGCGCCCTGGGCCAGCGGCTCCGGCGCCGGCCGCGCCGGACTCCACGGCACCCCGCGCTGCGGCGGCTGCCCGTCGCGGGCGTCTACCTGGCGATCGCGGCGGCCGCCGTCACGCACGGTGCGGCGGCGTGA